The Cydia pomonella isolate Wapato2018A chromosome 13, ilCydPomo1, whole genome shotgun sequence genome segment ATTCGaaaatagatatcgcggcaaacaaaaagtctaatgctcaacgattttccgctaatattataacctgagtaagcgtaggagttgaaaatagagttccggttactctagttataatattatcggaaaatcgttgagcattagactttttgtttgccgcgatatctattgtcgagtagcattactgagagttccgctactcgatgctagatgtcgactgcggaaataataagcattttggtaccaaaactgatgtatggagtgagcactctattacttcttatttatcTATGGTCGGGTACACAGAATAATCTGGCACTAAAATAAAGATGCAAGTGATCATTATATGTCCAAATTTACTATGTGCGCCACATTATCACTTTAGAATATTCTTATAAATGCGTAAAATCTAGATAACAGTACAaatgtatttgaatttattgTATTAGTATAGTCTGTTGCTTGTACACACTAAAAACACAGTAATAAGCAGATGTACTCCAATTTCCAGTAATCTGAATTTTCAAGTAATCATTATCAGCATTAGTGCCGGATTAGTGAGATTATACTGTACtccatattttttatactacgtcggtggcaaacaagcataccgcctgatggtaagcagtctccgtagcctataaaAATGGACTGTCGTAGGGACGATCATTTATTTTGACGTGAAcatattaaatgttttatgaaGCGGAGTCTATGGGAGGTCGTCTATGGACGATGGTGTTAGAAACAGTCCCAGgctaatttaaaaagaaaatataaactaCACAAATGTTCTAAAGTTACAACCTTATCAAATTTCATGACAAGAGAGATATTTAAGTGTGGAAATAGAGAGAAAATGAATTAGTTATCTCTGGGGaaaataatgtaagtaaaaaaagtaaatatttttattgcagaatgaaaatgtaaaaacgaataatagctcaagaaaattaatagtTTTGAAAATACCTTGTGGTCTgcagataaacatactaaaagtcctcgagggtggggTTGTGCTGAGGGTGAAGGGGGGGTTGAAGGTGCCTTTTTTTCAGTTTTACTCATATCTTGAATATCTgtacatgtacattataattacttcggacaaaagttttattataaattttttactctacgatcaatactttagTTGTTAAATGGTGTTTAAGTTAACGAAGCAAAAAATTGACGATTTAACAAAACGATGTTTATTCGTAATTGTtatcataactttttttttagcatttatCAAGCACTCATTAAGCAAGCTTAGtccgaatataaaaaaaaaaaccggccaagagcatgtcgggccatgctcagtgtagggttccgtagttacccgtccttCAATACAAACTTTTcccaaaaactcaaaaacggctacaCCGATCAGATTCGCTAAAGCTTTCCttgaatgtgtttttattttatttatacgagtatttatcagagcgattattttagaaaaaactacgattattaaaaaaaaaaaatgtttaagacctgtattcgttttgaaagatctaTCAAACGACATCtcacactatagggttgaacgtacaaaaaaaaatccctacTTTTGGTGTAGGGACTGTAGGGGTGCCACCCTTAATAAAAatcttctagtttttattttacgactttactttttaagctacataaactaattacaggcatagatatatagGTAGACCGTTTAAATGAGTCTTCGCCCGCGCGGTACAGAGGCGCGGGGGTAAGGCGACAAAGGGGATCGAGAGAGGAGCGGGCGGCAGGCGCGCCTAGTGTGATACACAAGAGGTGAAATGCGCACTGGACAGGTTTtgagatatgtgacgttatagCGGTTAAtagttggtgtttttttaatgggaaagaatatgacgttaattttattgaaagtttataaaacaacaaactttattaacttttgtacttttattcaatgcaaattatgaatataataatttataataatatgtaagtacgaTACTGATGATGACGACTCGAAagtgatttataaattataaatcaatcaCTTATGTCCATATCAATATCACTTGAACTTGATTCTTCACTTTCGGAGTTATCGTCATCATCAGAATCGTCCTGCAGATTTATAATCAATTGATCAACAACATCATCTAGAATTCTGTCATGATTACAGTATTCGTCCTCGATTTTAATTACATGATTGACACATTGCTCCCACTTCTCTGCGGAATATTCAGCAAATAATCCCTCTAGTGTAATTTTCTTTTGGTCCAAATTAGGTTCGATATTCTTTTGTGCTAATTGTCCCTTAATATCCCCCCACACCAACTCAATTGGGTTTAGGTCTGGGTGGTATGGAGGCAAACGCAACACTTCATGTCcgtttttctttaataactCGTCAATTTTGTAAATATCTTCTGTGAACTCTCTTTTAATTAGTTGTAATAAGTCACATTTTCTAAGTTTATCGTCAAATGATACGTTATGTCGTCGTAACCAAGCTTGCATAGATGCCTTGGTAGACGCCATAGTTGGCTTTTTATCTTCGCGAACCGAATGGTATGCTGCGTTATCCATTATTATGACAGAATTTGGAGGTATATTAGGCAAGAGCTTTTCATTTGTCCATTTACTGAAGTTTTCGAAGTTCATATCGTTGTGATAATCACCAGTTTTACATTTGGATTTGAACATCAAAAGTGCTCCGTTTACAAATCCAGTTTGACCTCCACAATGTACGATAATCAAACGTGGACCTTTACCGATATGAGATAATACGCCACGTTCATCCTTTGATTGCCAACATTTTGAAACGTTATGAGACGCATTTACATAAGTTtcgtcaagatataaaatagTTCTTCCTTCTCTACGATACTTTTTAATAGTATTTAGGTATTTCCACCTCCATGATGTTATATTTGGCTGTTCGATAAGAAGTACCCTTTTAGATTGGCATCTCTTAAATTTAAACCCTAGATCGTGTAATAATAGCCTTAAATATTCCCTGCCGCAGTGTAATATATTTTCTTCTCTGAGTACGGCACTTAAAGCTTTCAGAGTTGgaacttttttataaattgtgtaaaactgTGTCACTTTTCTTCTTATCACTCCTCTGGTGAAATCGTCCACTTCTATTCTTTTTTTTCGAACCTGTTTTTGTTTTCTCGGTGATTGAAATCTTTCGTTGTCTTTCAATAACTTTCCTTGTTGTACAATTCTAGATACAGATTTTTCTGATAGTTCAGTAACTTCTGCTACAGTTTTGTTCAAAGGAATATCTTGTTGATACTCAACAGAATTCGGGTCCAATttcttttttctaaaatatgtgtacacattAAAAGCCATTTGCTTGGTTTTACTATTAAGTTTCTGTCCAAAGATAAGTCGAGGCATCTTGAGAATGTAATCTCATGTGTATATTTCACCAAGCGCCCGGAACTTATAAACACGAGTGACTGCTAACCGCGTGGCTAGCAAACTGAGCTACGGCAAAAATGCGCCTGCCGCCCGCATCTCTCTCGATCCCCTTTGTCGTCTTACCCCCGCGCCCCTGTACCGCGCGGGCGAAGACTCATTTAAGCGGTCTAcctataccttatcctattgtaaatacaaagtttctaagtttgtatggagaaccaagcTTGCTGGGGACACTTAACGCATAAAACAGTATTTTCCAGTCAACCTTACtaattactgtttattatttaatatacatattttacgaTTATATGCTTAAACTAAACTTTCGAGGCTTAGAAGGGTAATTTTTTgtgtcgtttttagggttccgtagccaaatggcaaaaaacggaacccttatagattcgtcatgtccgtctgtctgtccgattttttttttttatttaaactttattgtacgaaagaaaaaatctacaaaaggcgaacttaatgccatgaggcattctcaactagtcaaccttagggcaaagcagaaaatattgtaggcggtgcgtttATAActaaaattgttattgaaagaattagagtcctaatacacataaactattttttttttcatattttgataTGGTGGATAGAGTTCCTCATTCTGTACAACATAATCGCAATACCTTATGCCCTACAAAATCTTCCACTGAGTTAAAACGTATGGAATTTTCCGTAACTCAATGAGAACTTTCATACATTACTTTTTCCAAAATcggatttcgtatttattccaaCAAGATTATGGAGCATTTCAAACTTAcctatttttatcaaaatcggacaaaaaaataaaatcacaaagaTATAAAAACATGGGCCAGAAAGCATTAACTTAAGCTATAAATTGTGTCTGCTATTTtgacttaagagggaagaatagctttgcgatcctagcgaaataacgctattttttctacgaaattccatttcgggagataACGTTTTACACTAATAagatcttaacaaatcactttgattttgatgtcaatcgcttcagcatataTTATAGGTTAATAGGAtgcgctttttttttaaaaggaaaACTAATAAACCAAGTTTTTCATTGTGcgaataacatactaaaaaataatggaGAAAGGGAAATATTTTGAAGTTGAAAAACgttttatctttttgtatggatCACGTAGTATATTgtcctcttttttttttttcttttttgttttaaatagcctacattgtgtcccactgctgggcaaaggcctcccctgttttccgccactcgtcacgggtttgtgcatgctcccgccagtcgccacgagatgagtccaggtcgtctcgccatctcgtttttggccttcctctgcctcgggtgattTTCCTcttaagaaagggataaaatataaaataactaattgaggcttgtaatgttttacgAATAAAGGGTTGATTCTCTACTTAGTAGATAgagaatgtatttaaaatacgttACAGAAGCCAAAGAACTCGAGAATCTCATTACTTTGTAAGGCGGTTCAAACTGCATTTTTGCGTTATAGAGAGCCATGCTGCTATCTCGCTCTAACGCACGGGTGCGAGCGAGACGGCTGCAGTGCGCTTGACCTATGCGCTCGCGATTTTGGTAGTTCGGTTTTCGGCGTGTGGGAGTGCTTGGATTCCTTGATAATtttttacacatattttattattttggaaACTAAAGAAAAATATCACCAAATAATAGTCCAAAGTGGTGaaattttccttttattttagaatttgtAATAACGCTTGTAcacgtaaatttttttttattaagttataaTAAATTGATGTCACTTACAGACAGCACAGcagactaataaaaaatatttattgacaataacaatatacataatggatatatacagatgattactataactagcttatatctaaaataggcccttgaggcattgtaacaaggatgctggcggcatttcctcgtatcgcaatactgatacgttgtgcgaggaagccgccggctcttcggtcaccagttacgtcaaccagacgtttcgcgatttctccaaaaaacttgtgcgcgctgggaccccatggacctagagtttcaacgccaaatggtacaaaatggtattctctaccgaggctcttatatttattacgtttcaaaatttcggcgctttccgccgctgcgcccgcttttacattattccgttggaggtgggacggtgccagtgtgtctacgcaggtagcatcccacactaaaatccgtcccaagctccaaggaaccaaggacaccccatcaggcctcttgccatcatccctgataatgccagttggctcaagaagactaattattttttataatgaaatcAACTGTCAATTGACTTAACAAAAAATATCGCTTTCAAATCTGtatgtttaaaatatgtattaattaaaattacatactaTAATAGTACCTATGTAAAATACTAGTCGCATATCGTAACGTATATGTGGTTTGCAAAATTCATCACAAAATCATTCAATATCGTAATGGAATAACTATTTCCGTCGCATCAGGAATTCTATTATAAAATGGTCAAATTGGAGTGGAAAATGTAttagaaaatagtaaaaatgtattCTATTTTGCAATAAACAGGGGAGTAGAACTGAACGGTGCAGTAAAAAATAATGCATAATGCTTTGCCAGAACATGGCGTACATTTTCTTAAAAGTGTTGCTGCTATATTATTTAGCTTTGAGGTGCATGTGTCATTTTAGGTACAAGACAGAAAAGAGAAACGAGTATGACTTTCCGTTAGTGTCTGGATTATTGAAGAGCTTGTATgttatttatgaattttatttggTTCTTtaatagtatagtcaagttaacgaaaagtatggaagtaagtcgtgtagtcgtgctttttttggattcgttagatggcgcaactagattatttcccccgagttgcaccgtttctattatgtacggaagaccgttaaatattaggtataaactataaagtgccgtaattttgaagtaaattaaaagctattgggttcaagctaagtagtgtatagagaacaccttggtgcatagtatatcttaattaaaaagatgtgcaatgtatgataccctaaaaaaattttttttttcgtttgcggctcgaggataagtcagtcggttggtgcaatctcaagttaagctttttaaagcattataaacattcagttaactttgcacgcctgggcaaattatggaacatgtatttttaattatttttttcattgtgcttcgggggaaattaagagaggcgtgaaattttttaaaacggtacttatctaaagacactacatttgcactaaataaaaaatagattttttttaccggaagtttgtcaaaaagtaaatagaattaatcgcaacgaactgcaagcgaaggtggttgccgcacacggcgcggggcgcgcggggcggggagatagcgcagcgcgcagctagggtttgcaatatccgacaatttttcggatccggatacatagaaataggatatcaagaacgactgtcaaacttcaaaagtgcgaccaaaaattaaatgcaagtttgtgcgtaaattgtctatgtgagatcataaatagtgatgtcatgttacaacatattaataatctatcggtgtttgaccgctttatcgactacttattcaaatgtgtttgattgtataaaaaaatgttatacgagtaggtatgaaggcgcttcccttagggtcatatagggcccaaaaggtgcctttaatgaaaccagcaccatattttagtatgttgttaagcatgttattttgacaaaaaaaccatcgggagacagtttctaacgtggttaagtcaccagttatgacgtcatcaaaatggccggtgccgtgttcagaatattgcgtataccacagaaagtatatcacatgtaagcttgtgtggggtgtcataaaaagcaaaattaaatgcgctacaatatcatttatacatttgaccttgtaagtaccatagtttgcgagaaattttaagttttatttaaattttcccgaaaaaaaaccgttttttgttttcatcaactttactagtaactttacaggaaaacattgtatcaagatatgaatgctacattagtaagctattaaatcccattaaaattttgaaaatcggtttataaacaagcaaataacactatttttgttccataccggatgacaccaccaagagtcggatggttgtttcaatacaatttgcaaggcaaatgatgtttaagtaaaggtaacttgctgaacgatatttatagtaaagtaatattttcgataaaagtattattatcaaaattaagaatactgagatcgtttcattgtaatttactccggatctagctaattaaagttacacactaattaacaaaaattttttttttcacgtgatattttgtcccagagcatgcaccttcgcatgcgcaaagcatagtgtatttaaatccgtgttttactcacccacaccctgtacagcgttctttgcacttgcaagacaatagctccttgcagctgagactagcatcaggaagggttttctacaaagaggtgtacgctggtccatcatttttctttcgccaagcctagttgcaagaatctagcatttgtgggtcgctattcaggtaaattggtcccaatgtaggtctgttaagccctttttatatgctgtaagagagcatcctgttgaaggaatatactcgatcgctctttttttagggttccgtagccaaatggcaaaaaacggaacccttatagattcgtcatgtccgtctgtctgtccgattatttcctaaacaagatcctcctcgcagtatttacattacctatttgtgtcactactggGTGTCACTACTATattatgtagggtttgcaattagaatattgtgatattctaattattcgaatatccaccaaaataaatatccgaataaacggatttagataacacagaaataacgtttttaactatgttttaatacaatgatattatcccaagcaattttaaatgattacttgattattataatagctaacataatgttatctctaaaaccgtacttaataaggaaggtttatatctggattagctggtgcatagttggaaatacatccaatgcctcacctcgtgttcattcgtcatgaaatactaactatgaaagcaatacttacttacttcactggatcagtgacccaaaaagaatcttggcctttgacacaagtacaacgtcactctgccctattctgcaccactccacgctagttggatactccgagggcgttttagggctacatcgctcctatcttctcacagcccgattctctcccgtccactccaagtgaccaagtctgcgaagtcgtgcggctataatctcgctaattatattgggtgccgcaactagctactctagctccctatttttcctacgctttcatcttctctatcttcatctctgataggtcccagaatattccgccagaatttcgtcttcttaactaagaacttgttcttttttttctgattcagagtccaagtgtaatacttaccgatgccattcatcaaaatctaattattgtcttatagacttgaatcatggacagtctactgatcagcttggatactagaactcggtgaagtgctgctgagcatcttagggcattttggattcgaacatctatctcctcttcccgattactttaggtaggtcttttcttttcgatctgcggtggcagcatggttctatttttatcacttgtcactatgcccttcatgacaaatgataaagagccgaccatcttagccctattcatttggagatattctagtggttgattaaaataccaattttctctcctttaaattattcataaatttcattagaaaattgtttcggttataggtcaataaccatatttaacgggtccgtaatatccggatcttatgacccgctagatccggatcttatagttgacggatatccggatatccgaattTCAAACCCTACGGGCAGCg includes the following:
- the LOC133524644 gene encoding uncharacterized protein LOC133524644, whose amino-acid sequence is MFKSKCKTGDYHNDMNFENFSKWTNEKLLPNIPPNSVIIMDNAAYHSVREDKKPTMASTKASMQAWLRRHNVSFDDKLRKCDLLQLIKREFTEDIYKIDELLKKNGHEVLRLPPYHPDLNPIELVWGDIKGQLAQKNIEPNLDQKKITLEGLFAEYSAEKWEQCVNHVIKIEDEYCNHDRILDDVVDQLIINLQDDSDDDDNSESEESSSSDIDMDISD